A section of the Paracoccaceae bacterium genome encodes:
- a CDS encoding DUF4432 family protein: MTRLFGTDHTAASLAQRTGNLSQIGGVRLSTLEDGAGRGMRVLDFATGSGLDFTVSVDRAMDISALSHKGRAIGWQSAAGMRHPGLHNAAEDDGLGWNRGFTGFLATCGLDHTLGPETVPADTYGYPRKATVTHGLHGRISNTPARLTGYGEAWSGDTCTLWAEGVTVQATIFGEVLHLHRRIEADLGGNEVRLRDRVVNAGFSVEPHMFMYHVNLGYPLLDKNAEFVAPIAEVIHATHAEHGLDAQGIGYRTVPEPRVGLGEQVWQHDMLADAAGLVPMALINDHLGLGLEITTRKDQLPVALQWQNFRAGEYVLGLEPSTHHLPGNNFARDRDEMIWLPPGAERPYDARFRVLDGAADLSGARARIAAISGQPENEYPQPSGVYPKLHGAASTNGKDCT; the protein is encoded by the coding sequence ATGACCCGATTGTTCGGCACCGACCATACGGCCGCGTCGCTGGCGCAGCGGACCGGCAACCTCAGCCAGATTGGCGGGGTGCGATTGTCGACACTGGAAGATGGCGCCGGGCGTGGCATGCGGGTGCTGGATTTCGCGACCGGCAGCGGGTTGGATTTCACCGTATCGGTCGACCGGGCAATGGATATTTCGGCGCTGTCGCACAAGGGGCGCGCGATCGGCTGGCAATCGGCCGCCGGGATGCGGCACCCGGGGCTGCACAATGCCGCCGAGGATGACGGGTTGGGATGGAACCGGGGCTTTACCGGGTTTCTGGCAACCTGCGGGCTGGATCACACACTCGGGCCCGAAACCGTGCCCGCAGATACCTATGGCTATCCGCGCAAGGCCACGGTGACCCACGGGTTGCACGGCCGGATCAGCAATACCCCGGCGCGCCTGACCGGCTATGGCGAGGCTTGGTCGGGCGATACCTGCACCCTTTGGGCCGAAGGCGTCACGGTGCAGGCCACCATTTTCGGAGAGGTCCTGCACCTGCATCGCCGGATCGAAGCGGACCTTGGCGGGAATGAGGTTCGGCTGAGGGATCGCGTCGTAAACGCAGGGTTTTCGGTCGAACCGCATATGTTCATGTATCACGTTAACCTTGGCTATCCGCTGCTTGATAAAAATGCGGAGTTTGTCGCACCGATTGCCGAAGTGATCCACGCCACCCACGCCGAACACGGTTTGGACGCGCAGGGCATCGGGTATCGCACCGTCCCTGAACCGCGCGTCGGTCTGGGCGAACAGGTCTGGCAGCACGATATGTTGGCGGATGCGGCCGGGCTGGTCCCAATGGCGTTGATCAACGATCATCTGGGCCTTGGCCTGGAAATCACCACCCGAAAAGACCAGCTTCCCGTTGCCCTGCAATGGCAGAATTTCCGCGCCGGTGAATATGTCCTGGGCCTGGAACCTTCGACCCACCATCTGCCCGGCAACAATTTCGCGCGCGACCGGGATGAGATGATCTGGCTGCCCCCGGGGGCAGAGCGCCCGTATGACGCACGCTTCCGGGTGCTCGACGGAGCTGCGGATCTGAGTGGGGCCCGCGCCCGCATCGCTGCCATTTCCGGGCAGCCGGAAAATGAGTACCCTCAGCCGTCGGGAGTATACCCCAAGTTGCATGGCGCCGCTTCGACAAATGGGAAGGATTGCACATGA
- a CDS encoding fatty acid desaturase — MNAFNPQIKRDYSLVGPNNQRAVELGLASAEWYHSEVPRKVMKFLMKRSDAQADQDTLLWFLLLIFTGSSVIALWGSWWAVPFLLGYGVLYGTVCDSRWHECGHGTAFRTGWKNDAVYHIASFMVMRNPISWRWSHARHHTDTIIIGRDPEIALMRPPTLILVALKFIGLPDIIYDLRALARNSLGIVSEAEQDYIPEAERAKAVFWARIHMGIYATAILMALVSWSILPLLLIGGPRIYGCWHLVMMGLLQHGGLAEDVLDHRLNSRTVYINPVSRWLYWNMNYHVEHHMFPMVPYHALPRLHALIKHDLPAPNASIADAYGDLIYALARQTREAGYTLPRALPPTARPYREEFHAVDGIPSRGAEA, encoded by the coding sequence ATGAATGCTTTCAACCCGCAGATCAAACGCGACTACAGCCTTGTGGGGCCGAACAATCAGCGCGCCGTCGAACTGGGGCTTGCCTCAGCTGAATGGTATCATTCAGAAGTGCCGCGCAAGGTGATGAAATTCCTGATGAAACGCAGCGACGCGCAGGCGGATCAGGACACGTTGCTTTGGTTCCTGCTGCTGATCTTCACCGGATCGTCGGTGATCGCCTTGTGGGGCAGTTGGTGGGCGGTGCCGTTTCTGCTTGGCTATGGGGTGCTGTATGGCACCGTCTGTGACAGCCGCTGGCATGAATGCGGTCATGGAACGGCCTTCAGGACCGGCTGGAAGAACGACGCCGTCTATCACATCGCGTCCTTCATGGTGATGCGCAATCCAATCTCGTGGCGGTGGAGCCATGCGCGCCACCACACCGACACCATCATCATCGGGCGCGATCCAGAGATTGCGCTGATGCGCCCGCCGACGCTGATCCTGGTGGCGCTGAAGTTCATCGGCTTGCCGGATATTATTTATGATTTACGGGCGCTTGCAAGGAACTCTTTAGGCATCGTGTCAGAAGCTGAGCAGGATTACATCCCCGAAGCCGAACGTGCCAAGGCGGTGTTCTGGGCGCGGATCCACATGGGCATCTACGCTACCGCGATCCTGATGGCGCTGGTCAGCTGGTCGATCCTGCCATTGCTGCTGATCGGCGGCCCGCGGATCTATGGCTGCTGGCATCTGGTGATGATGGGTCTTTTGCAGCACGGCGGGCTGGCCGAGGATGTGTTGGACCACCGGCTGAACAGCCGCACGGTGTATATCAATCCGGTCTCCCGATGGCTCTACTGGAACATGAACTATCACGTGGAACATCATATGTTTCCAATGGTTCCTTACCACGCGCTGCCGCGCCTGCACGCCCTGATCAAGCATGATCTGCCGGCGCCGAACGCCTCGATCGCCGACGCCTATGGCGATCTGATTTATGCGCTGGCTCGCCAGACGCGAGAGGCTGGATATACGCTGCCCCGCGCGTTGCCACCGACCGCGCGGCCCTATCGTGAAGAATTCCATGCCGTCGACGGCATTCCATCGCGGGGGGCAGAGGCATGA
- a CDS encoding Rieske 2Fe-2S domain-containing protein, producing the protein MSAWVDVCDAEDIDLEDVIRFDHGDRTFAVYRTSDGEVFATDGLCTHEKVHLADGLVMDDTIECPKHNGRFNYQTGAALRAPVCEALATYPARLKDGRIEIEIG; encoded by the coding sequence ATGAGCGCGTGGGTGGATGTTTGCGACGCCGAAGATATTGATCTGGAAGACGTTATTCGGTTTGACCACGGGGATCGAACCTTCGCTGTCTATCGGACGTCCGATGGCGAGGTCTTCGCAACGGACGGGTTGTGTACCCATGAAAAAGTACATCTGGCCGACGGGCTGGTGATGGACGACACCATCGAATGCCCCAAGCACAACGGGCGCTTCAACTACCAGACCGGGGCAGCATTACGCGCGCCGGTGTGCGAGGCGCTGGCGACTTATCCTGCGCGATTGAAGGACGGGCGGATCGAGATTGAAATTGGTTGA
- a CDS encoding SDR family oxidoreductase — protein MASFDFTGRRVCVIGASRAGIGAAIARAFKSAGAKVVITGLEDQPAAEDQDRFTYHKLDVADGDAVTDFANGLQALDILVNCAAITARGEEMAPDFFAKVVDINLHGTFRTALAFHPQLKAAGGAVINIASMYAGFGSPKNPAYGASKAAVTQLMKSLAIAWAGDGIQVNAIAPGFIVTEQSARSRTDPDHVAAVNLRTPLGRWGQPQDIAGTALFLASDAAEFITGACIPVDGGYSVA, from the coding sequence CTGGCATCATTTGATTTTACCGGACGCCGCGTTTGCGTCATCGGGGCTAGCCGTGCCGGGATCGGCGCGGCCATCGCGCGGGCGTTCAAATCCGCCGGGGCCAAGGTTGTGATCACCGGACTCGAAGATCAGCCTGCGGCCGAGGACCAGGATCGGTTCACCTATCACAAGTTGGACGTGGCCGACGGGGATGCGGTGACGGATTTTGCGAATGGTCTGCAAGCGCTTGATATTCTTGTGAATTGTGCGGCGATCACGGCGCGGGGCGAAGAGATGGCGCCAGACTTCTTCGCCAAAGTCGTCGATATCAATCTGCACGGAACATTCCGCACCGCGCTGGCGTTTCATCCGCAGTTGAAGGCGGCGGGCGGTGCGGTGATCAACATCGCCTCGATGTATGCGGGTTTTGGCAGCCCGAAGAACCCGGCTTATGGGGCCAGCAAAGCGGCGGTGACTCAGTTGATGAAATCGCTGGCGATCGCCTGGGCCGGGGATGGCATCCAGGTCAACGCCATCGCGCCGGGGTTCATTGTGACCGAGCAATCGGCACGCAGCCGGACTGATCCGGATCATGTGGCGGCGGTTAATCTGCGCACACCACTGGGGCGCTGGGGCCAGCCGCAGGATATCGCCGGAACGGCGCTGTTCCTGGCCTCGGACGCCGCCGAATTCATCACCGGGGCCTGCATTCCGGTTGACGGCGGCTATTCGGTTGCGTGA
- a CDS encoding gfo/Idh/MocA family oxidoreductase, translating into MTDFSKLGAAVIGTGFIGTVHTQALRRLGVRVEGVLGSSAERGAEGAKAMGVVRSYRNLDDLLADPEVDLVHVTSPNHAHYSQVKAILAAGKHVICEKPLAMTSEESSEMLKLVEASGLVAAVCYNIRFYPLNQHAHQMVRDGDLGDIRFITGHYHQDWLAKPTDWNWRLETEVGGALRSVGDIGTHWADLTSFITGQKATSVFADLTTFIRERQKPVGPVATFSQDAAGETETRQIETDDAAMIMLKFAGGARACLTTSQVNVGRKNSLQWDIAGSKASAAWDSEMPDHLWIGQRDGANRVLQRDAALMNAAGAAAASLPGGHVEGFADTFFALFRQVYGDVARGGRSPDATYAGFADGHYEMRFCDAVLESAAKGQWVDL; encoded by the coding sequence ATGACGGATTTCAGCAAATTAGGGGCCGCAGTGATTGGCACGGGCTTCATCGGAACCGTGCACACGCAGGCGCTGCGGCGGCTGGGCGTGCGGGTTGAGGGCGTGCTGGGCTCCAGCGCTGAGCGTGGTGCCGAAGGCGCCAAGGCGATGGGCGTGGTGCGTTCCTACCGCAACCTCGACGATCTGTTGGCTGATCCAGAAGTTGATCTTGTCCACGTAACATCCCCCAATCACGCGCATTATTCGCAGGTGAAGGCGATCCTGGCGGCGGGTAAGCATGTGATCTGCGAAAAGCCTCTGGCGATGACCTCGGAGGAATCGTCCGAGATGCTGAAGCTGGTCGAGGCCAGCGGGCTGGTCGCGGCGGTTTGCTACAACATTCGTTTCTATCCGCTGAACCAGCACGCGCATCAGATGGTGCGGGATGGCGATCTTGGCGACATCCGCTTCATCACCGGCCACTATCATCAGGACTGGCTGGCCAAGCCGACCGACTGGAACTGGCGGCTGGAGACTGAGGTGGGCGGCGCGCTGCGCTCGGTCGGGGATATCGGCACCCATTGGGCGGACCTGACCAGCTTCATCACCGGGCAGAAGGCGACGTCGGTTTTTGCGGACCTGACGACCTTCATCCGGGAACGTCAGAAGCCGGTTGGGCCGGTGGCGACGTTTTCGCAGGACGCTGCGGGCGAAACGGAGACGCGGCAGATCGAGACCGACGATGCGGCGATGATCATGCTGAAGTTCGCGGGTGGCGCGCGGGCCTGCCTGACGACCAGCCAGGTGAATGTCGGGCGCAAGAACTCGCTGCAATGGGACATCGCGGGGTCCAAGGCCTCGGCAGCTTGGGATTCCGAAATGCCGGATCATCTTTGGATCGGGCAGCGGGATGGGGCGAACAGGGTATTGCAACGCGATGCGGCGCTGATGAATGCGGCGGGCGCGGCGGCGGCAAGCCTGCCCGGGGGCCATGTCGAAGGCTTTGCGGACACGTTCTTCGCGCTGTTCCGGCAAGTCTATGGCGACGTCGCAAGGGGCGGGCGTTCGCCGGATGCGACCTATGCCGGGTTCGCCGACGGGCACTATGAAATGCGGTTCTGTGATGCGGTGCTGGAAAGCGCGGCCAAGGGCCAATGGGTTGATCTGTAA
- a CDS encoding TIM barrel protein produces the protein MKLGLLTAPFEDTDLMKVADWTAANGMSALEVACWPASGGEARRYAGTSHINVDGLSKDQGSEIMGALADKGVEVSGLGYYPNPLHADADHREEVIGHLKKVITAAGVMGVGVVNTFVGGDRSLTVDDNWARAEKIFPDIVAHARDSGVTLAFENCPMIFSNDEWPGGHNIAYSPRIWRRIFEAWDGVGMNFDPSHLIYQMIDQGRFIREFGDRFAHVHAKDLMIDRDGLYDHGILSAGMGWQVPRLCGLGDVDWGDFFSQLYRVGYDGPVIIEHEDRDFEGTDDKIKRGFLLARDILSPFIK, from the coding sequence ATGAAACTGGGCCTGCTGACCGCCCCATTTGAAGACACCGACCTGATGAAGGTCGCTGACTGGACCGCCGCCAACGGCATGTCGGCGCTGGAGGTGGCCTGCTGGCCCGCCTCGGGCGGAGAGGCGCGGCGCTATGCCGGAACCTCGCACATCAACGTTGATGGTCTGAGCAAGGATCAGGGGTCCGAGATTATGGGCGCGCTGGCCGACAAGGGGGTCGAGGTATCGGGCCTCGGCTATTATCCGAACCCGCTGCACGCCGATGCGGACCACCGGGAGGAGGTGATCGGTCATCTGAAGAAGGTCATTACCGCCGCCGGGGTCATGGGTGTGGGCGTGGTCAACACCTTCGTCGGTGGCGACCGCAGCCTGACCGTGGACGACAACTGGGCGCGGGCCGAGAAGATCTTTCCCGATATCGTGGCGCATGCCCGCGACAGCGGGGTAACGCTGGCATTCGAAAACTGCCCGATGATATTCTCAAACGATGAATGGCCGGGCGGGCACAACATCGCCTATTCCCCCCGCATCTGGCGGCGAATTTTCGAGGCTTGGGACGGGGTGGGCATGAACTTCGACCCGTCCCACCTGATCTATCAGATGATCGACCAGGGCCGGTTCATCCGCGAATTCGGCGACCGCTTTGCGCATGTCCACGCCAAGGACCTGATGATAGACCGCGATGGCCTTTATGACCACGGCATCCTGTCTGCGGGCATGGGCTGGCAGGTGCCGCGCCTCTGTGGCCTCGGCGATGTCGACTGGGGCGACTTCTTCTCTCAACTTTACCGCGTCGGCTATGACGGGCCGGTCATCATCGAACATGAGGACCGCGATTTTGAGGGTACCGACGACAAGATCAAGCGCGGCTTTCTGCTCGCGCGCGATATTCTGAGCCCGTTCATCAAGTAG
- a CDS encoding substrate-binding domain-containing protein, which translates to MVTTSAAAMLVTSLTGAAFAASHGGYTIGISNTVQGNGWREEMVCAMKAQALVSGKVDSLNIAHRNTDAAGQLEDIRNLIEAGVDAIVLNPSNSEGVNSAIEEAIAKDIVVVAVDQAVTAEGAYILSNNQEEYAYLGAKWLFEEMGGSGSVVYMRGAAGAGADNDRHTGFQRALAEHPDVNVVHEVFTGWQQDQGKQQILDYLATGIPFDGVWTSGIDNVIVDAFIESDVPLVPIVGADNAGFVGQLATVEGFTGAAVTNPGSIGGAGVTLAIQILDGDVPADSTVLVDPSLWANNDDEGMKLIEAAQNPNLDPEWPVSVSIPGWTTYSMDEIIACKGPGE; encoded by the coding sequence ATGGTAACGACAAGCGCCGCAGCGATGCTGGTGACCAGCCTGACCGGGGCGGCCTTCGCGGCCAGCCACGGCGGCTATACCATCGGGATTTCCAACACCGTGCAGGGCAATGGCTGGCGCGAGGAAATGGTCTGCGCGATGAAGGCGCAGGCGCTGGTGTCGGGCAAGGTCGACAGCCTGAACATCGCGCACCGCAACACCGATGCGGCGGGCCAGTTGGAGGATATCCGCAACCTGATCGAAGCCGGGGTGGACGCCATCGTGCTGAACCCCTCGAACTCGGAAGGTGTGAATTCCGCCATTGAAGAGGCGATTGCCAAGGACATCGTTGTTGTAGCCGTCGATCAGGCAGTGACGGCTGAAGGGGCCTACATCCTGTCCAACAATCAGGAAGAATACGCTTATCTCGGCGCGAAATGGCTGTTTGAGGAAATGGGCGGCTCCGGCAGCGTGGTCTATATGCGCGGTGCCGCCGGGGCGGGGGCCGACAACGACCGCCACACAGGGTTCCAGCGCGCTTTGGCTGAACACCCCGACGTCAATGTCGTGCACGAGGTTTTCACCGGCTGGCAGCAGGATCAGGGCAAGCAGCAGATCCTTGACTATCTGGCCACCGGCATTCCGTTTGACGGGGTCTGGACCAGCGGCATCGACAACGTGATCGTCGACGCGTTCATCGAATCCGACGTGCCGCTGGTGCCGATTGTCGGGGCGGATAACGCGGGCTTCGTGGGTCAACTGGCGACGGTGGAAGGCTTCACCGGCGCGGCTGTGACCAACCCCGGTTCCATCGGCGGTGCCGGCGTCACGCTGGCGATCCAGATCCTGGACGGTGACGTGCCGGCGGACAGCACCGTTCTGGTCGACCCGTCGCTTTGGGCCAACAACGACGACGAAGGCATGAAGCTGATCGAGGCGGCGCAGAACCCGAACCTTGACCCGGAATGGCCTGTTTCGGTCTCGATCCCTGGCTGGACGACGTACAGCATGGACGAGATCATCGCCTGCAAAGGTCCGGGCGAGTAA
- a CDS encoding ATP-binding cassette domain-containing protein, giving the protein MVEPEGRLLDAQGVSKRFGAVVALKDASLTIDRGEIVAMMGANGAGKSTFVKILTGALKADTGHVRIRGEERRVGSPAEARRSGLVPVYQEPSLIPDLDVADNLRLGGTPVEAFQHWVTEQGIEGLRLDDMIGQLPLATLRILDLARALAAEPDVLLLDEMTAALPTDLVENVLKTVRKQADAGQAVIYISHRFSEIAEICDRATVLRDGQTVGDLPIEAGVEEKVVELMLGAALGDGPTAAGVATAQADTRLRVKNLSAGTKLADVSLDLHRGEVLGVVALEGQGQDELFDVLAGMIRPTGGAVELDGTPLSFSHPADAIKAGMTFVPGDRADGLLMERSVRENLALPLLARPGKWGAIRMREEARRVDDAVDRMQIDRRAMGEVQRLSGGNQQKVTIGRWLASGVDILLLFDPTRGIDVRTKRQIYLLVRELAEQGASVLYYTSELAEVPAACDRAAVIFNGRLVDVVEAADADEQTLMRAAYGLSAAEAVPA; this is encoded by the coding sequence ATGGTGGAACCCGAAGGGCGGTTGCTGGACGCGCAGGGCGTGTCGAAGCGCTTTGGTGCGGTCGTCGCGCTGAAGGACGCCAGCCTGACGATTGACCGGGGTGAGATCGTTGCCATGATGGGCGCCAATGGCGCCGGGAAATCGACCTTCGTGAAAATTCTGACCGGGGCGCTGAAGGCCGACACCGGGCATGTGCGCATCCGGGGCGAGGAACGGCGCGTCGGCTCGCCCGCCGAAGCGCGGCGGTCCGGTTTGGTGCCGGTCTATCAAGAACCTTCGCTGATCCCGGACCTTGATGTGGCGGATAATCTGCGGCTGGGTGGCACCCCGGTTGAGGCGTTCCAGCATTGGGTGACGGAACAGGGGATCGAAGGGTTGCGGCTGGACGATATGATCGGGCAACTGCCGCTGGCGACGCTGCGCATCCTCGATCTGGCGCGCGCGCTGGCCGCTGAACCCGATGTGCTGCTGCTGGACGAGATGACCGCCGCCCTGCCGACCGACCTTGTTGAGAATGTACTGAAAACCGTGCGTAAACAGGCGGATGCGGGGCAGGCGGTGATTTATATCTCGCATCGATTTTCCGAAATTGCCGAGATCTGCGACCGCGCCACCGTGCTGCGCGATGGGCAGACGGTGGGCGACCTGCCGATTGAGGCAGGGGTTGAGGAAAAGGTGGTCGAACTGATGCTGGGCGCTGCGTTGGGCGACGGGCCGACAGCCGCGGGTGTGGCGACGGCGCAGGCGGACACGCGGTTGCGGGTGAAAAACCTGTCCGCCGGGACCAAGCTGGCCGATGTCTCGCTGGATTTGCACAGGGGCGAGGTTCTGGGTGTCGTCGCGCTGGAAGGGCAGGGGCAGGATGAGCTGTTCGACGTGCTTGCAGGCATGATCCGGCCCACGGGCGGGGCGGTGGAACTGGACGGCACGCCGCTCAGCTTCAGCCACCCGGCGGATGCAATCAAGGCGGGGATGACCTTTGTTCCGGGGGACCGGGCGGACGGGCTGCTCATGGAACGCTCGGTGCGCGAAAACCTGGCGCTGCCGCTGTTGGCACGGCCCGGCAAATGGGGCGCGATCCGGATGCGGGAGGAAGCTCGGCGGGTGGATGACGCCGTGGACCGGATGCAGATCGACCGCCGCGCCATGGGCGAGGTTCAGCGCCTGTCGGGCGGCAATCAGCAGAAGGTGACCATCGGGCGCTGGCTGGCCAGTGGGGTCGATATCCTGCTGCTGTTTGACCCGACGCGCGGCATCGACGTGCGCACCAAGCGGCAGATTTACCTGCTGGTGCGAGAGTTGGCGGAACAGGGGGCCTCGGTCCTCTATTACACCTCCGAACTGGCCGAGGTTCCGGCGGCCTGCGACCGGGCGGCGGTGATTTTCAACGGGCGTCTGGTGGACGTGGTCGAGGCGGCAGATGCGGATGAACAGACGTTGATGCGCGCCGCATATGGGCTGAGCGCGGCCGAGGCTGTGCCCGCATGA
- a CDS encoding ABC transporter permease, which yields MNRLIAKNGWVLGLVALLVALFVLTRFIQPNFGASGLESLARATLPFAFATAAMAVVVIAGGIDLSVASMMAVAGVTAAVLMDGASDAMAVPLVLLVLGIGVAMGALNGALIVVTRVPDIVVTLAMLFVWEGVALLILKAPGGAAVPWLREMIVGTVIFPWLPKAFVVLVIALAVIWVPIRRSKLGLSIYAIGSDERAAYRSGIAIGRTRIAAYAICGLFAAMGGLALTFSTGNGEPIPGPYLMASVAAVVLGGVVLGGGKGALLGPIIAVFILRLVRMDLTLLSVDPNVTTIVEGSIMVAVVMLGGILAVRAGRVKTA from the coding sequence ATGAACCGGCTGATTGCAAAGAACGGTTGGGTGCTGGGGCTGGTGGCGTTGCTGGTCGCACTGTTCGTTCTGACCCGGTTCATTCAGCCGAATTTCGGCGCTTCGGGCCTCGAATCGCTGGCCCGTGCGACCCTGCCCTTTGCCTTTGCAACGGCGGCGATGGCGGTGGTGGTGATTGCGGGCGGGATTGATCTGTCCGTCGCCTCGATGATGGCGGTGGCCGGGGTGACGGCGGCGGTTCTGATGGACGGGGCGAGCGATGCGATGGCGGTGCCGCTGGTCCTGCTGGTGCTGGGCATCGGGGTCGCAATGGGGGCGCTGAACGGCGCGCTGATCGTGGTGACGCGGGTGCCGGACATCGTGGTCACGCTGGCGATGTTGTTCGTGTGGGAAGGCGTCGCCCTGCTGATCCTGAAGGCGCCGGGCGGCGCGGCGGTGCCGTGGCTGCGCGAGATGATTGTCGGCACGGTGATCTTCCCCTGGCTGCCCAAAGCCTTCGTCGTTCTGGTCATCGCGCTCGCCGTCATTTGGGTGCCGATCCGGCGCTCGAAGTTGGGCCTGTCGATCTATGCGATTGGCAGTGACGAACGCGCAGCCTATCGCAGCGGCATCGCCATCGGGCGGACCCGGATCGCGGCTTACGCAATCTGCGGGCTGTTCGCGGCGATGGGCGGGCTGGCGCTGACGTTTTCCACCGGCAACGGTGAACCGATTCCAGGCCCCTACCTGATGGCCAGCGTTGCCGCAGTGGTGCTGGGCGGCGTGGTGCTTGGCGGCGGCAAGGGTGCATTGCTGGGGCCGATCATCGCGGTGTTTATCCTGCGGCTGGTGCGGATGGACCTGACGCTGCTGAGTGTGGATCCGAACGTGACCACCATCGTCGAAGGCTCGATCATGGTGGCGGTGGTGATGCTGGGCGGTATTCTGGCGGTGCGGGCAGGGCGGGTGAAAACGGCATGA
- a CDS encoding ABC transporter permease, with protein MTSTTEQTPPMRRLARFLGDNHLIPLVILLLVLVGLLEFMRPGIVNERWVGNTIKFAIPLAMLAACQTLTMLTGGIDLSASVAATITAFVMATQVPIVGVPLAILIGLIPAVLIGLANGFGVAVCRMHPLIMTLGTGLIGTGCLQVYQRFVIATGSVVPDGLAWLGTGRTWGAPNSLLLFVPFAVLIVWGQRRTGFGRLLYALGSNEKAARISGVRSWQVFLALYVLSGLIAGVAGLLYVGLIKAPSLSLVNPLLLPSVAAAVIGGTSIFGGRGGYGGTILGALILTVLGTLLTLLQMPEGARRILFGAIILAVTTVYIRLTDQS; from the coding sequence ATGACCTCGACCACCGAACAAACACCCCCGATGCGCCGTCTGGCGCGGTTCCTGGGCGACAACCACCTGATTCCGCTGGTGATCCTGCTGCTGGTGCTCGTCGGCCTGCTGGAGTTCATGCGCCCCGGGATCGTGAACGAACGCTGGGTCGGCAACACCATCAAATTCGCGATTCCGCTGGCGATGCTGGCGGCCTGTCAGACATTGACGATGCTGACCGGCGGGATTGACCTCAGCGCATCAGTCGCCGCGACAATCACCGCCTTCGTGATGGCGACACAGGTGCCGATCGTGGGCGTGCCTTTGGCGATCCTGATCGGGTTGATTCCGGCAGTCCTGATCGGGCTGGCGAACGGGTTCGGGGTGGCCGTCTGCCGGATGCATCCGCTGATCATGACGCTTGGCACCGGGCTGATCGGGACCGGGTGTTTGCAGGTCTACCAGCGGTTCGTCATCGCCACAGGCTCGGTCGTGCCGGACGGGCTGGCGTGGCTGGGCACCGGGCGGACCTGGGGCGCGCCGAATTCGCTGCTGCTTTTCGTGCCTTTCGCGGTGCTGATCGTCTGGGGCCAGCGACGCACCGGCTTTGGGCGATTGCTATACGCGTTGGGCTCGAACGAGAAGGCAGCGCGGATATCGGGCGTTCGTTCGTGGCAGGTATTCCTGGCGCTTTATGTTCTGTCGGGGCTGATCGCGGGGGTGGCGGGGCTGCTCTATGTCGGCCTCATCAAGGCGCCGTCGCTGTCGCTGGTCAATCCGCTGCTGCTGCCGTCGGTGGCGGCGGCGGTGATCGGGGGAACCTCGATCTTCGGCGGGCGCGGCGGTTATGGCGGTACCATTCTGGGCGCGCTGATCCTGACGGTTCTGGGGACGCTGCTGACCTTGCTGCAAATGCCCGAAGGCGCGCGGCGCATCCTGTTCGGGGCGATTATTCTGGCGGTCACCACGGTCTATATCCGGCTGACCGACCAAAGTTGA